From Ficedula albicollis isolate OC2 chromosome 7, FicAlb1.5, whole genome shotgun sequence:
TACTAACATATATAAGCTATCTTTTAACCCAAGCCATAAATCAGTTAAAAAACTTGAATTAAACAACTGTTTAAACCCTACAGTCAAAGTACAGGCTCTGTGAGAAAACAGCACCATACCTTCACAAACCAAAGCCACATTTTGATGTTTCAGGTCAAGAACTTCAGTTGATGGGAATCAAAACTGAACTGGATAtggacattttcattttcttggagGGGGGGGCGGGAACAGTATCAACACATCTTACTGCTTACCCTGTTCTGAGGCAGCAGAATCCAGTGCAATTGACTGAACTTAACACCTGCCAGTTactgccctgctgctctttgcctcTGGGCACGTGCAGGCAAAGATGATAAGCATTTCACAACAAACTCCTCAAAAGAGGCCCTGCAATTACAGATATTCAAGAGAAAACTTTGATTTCAAgaatgtttgtttgctttataaaaCGTTATTTGACTTTCGGGCTATGCTGGTTCCCACAAGCTGCTGTATCCTGTTGTACCAGCCTGATTCCAGGAGGCATCCACATAGAGCAGGGAACTCTCCTACTTTGatttcagctctgaaatgaTTTGGTTCATAGACTGAAGCACACCACCATTTTTACCACCTGCAAACTTCATTTATGTATACCATACCTCAAGGCTGACATAattgctgagcatgatgccaaACTCATTATCCTCACTCTGCAGAACTCCTAATGCCCTAAATGACAGCTCTCAGACTTGTAAGAGGCACGGTAATTTTACTGATGCTTGAGGTCAGGCAAATGTAAATGAAGCTACATTTGGCTAATGGGCAAGGCTGTTTAATTACTTCTCTGCTACTGCTCTGCAGTTAACATGTATTGCTCATAAGGAATTGGGGAGGAGCTGTATTTGCTCCTTGTGGCATTAAATCTGCTGATTTTTTAGGaatgataaaaattaattaacttcCAATCCATTTCATTAACTGTTAGTGTCAAGTCGGGAATGGGAGCTGTCTGGTGGGAGATGTGACACACAAACCAAATCTATTGTTTTAGTCATTAAACTGCTTGTTTGAACCTACAATAACTACTGCCACCAACaaggaaaaactgattttaaatattGGCATTTAATAGGTAACTATTTCAAGGTGCTTTTAAGTTTCTTGGGTGTGTTCCAGCTTACCTGTTAGTGTGCTGTCTTGCCATGCAGGATTTTCTTCAAGACAGCTTTTGTCCCCCAGGTGAATTCTGTGCACAAAATAACAGTTATTGTTTGTCAGTGGTTTTTCATTACCTCAAACCTCTTTTGTAATGAAtcatttattaaagaaaagacAGGTTAGGTGAAAGAGAACTGAGTGAGAGGATTCTTCTAATGGAAAAGCCCAGGGGTACAGTCCTCAGACCAAGGAATATGGGTTTCCTTCTCAGCCACATTCACCTATTCCTCAGTTTTAACTGTCCTACAACTTACCTGCAGCATTCAGGTGATTCTTTAATAGAGTTGTCTGTTTGTAACAGCATTTTACAACAGTATATAtaggaaaattaattctcttttattttcttaaacagaTTTCTTTTGAATTTCGTTCACTTCTACACTCAAAACTTGCTACACTATTTTTTGACGAAGTTGTAAAGCAGATGGTTGCTGCCTTTGAAAGAAGAGCATCCAAACTCCACGGCCCAGAAACCAGCATCCCTCGGGAGCTGATGCTGCATGAAGTTCATCGGACGTAAAGGGAAACTGTAACAACCTCAGCTATAAACTTGTTTGTACCATGCTCCTCCTTTGGGGCATCTATTTCTTATCTGAGCTGTGGGTGTGATCTTACACTGTGCCAAACACACCTGCTCAGCCAGACAGATATAGAATGTTCAAAAGCTGCAATCAAGTGCAGCTTAAAGCCTTATCAGTAACAGACACCTGGCAGCTCCTGTAATCCAGGCTATCTCAGGCTGCCGTTAAACGCCAAACGGCTCCTGGAATCACGGCCCAAGCTCTGCCTTAGCCAATTCTTAGCCAAGCTCCTGGGGTTTTTCAGCACTGTAACACATTAACTCAACTTGGTGGGAATCTAACTTCACAGCAGCAACTCAGACAGCTCTGCCCAAGCAGAGGCCAACTGACACACTGGCTTCCCAGAGAATGGCAGAGTTTGGCAACCATTGAGGAGTGGTGCTTTGAATCCAAATGAATGGCAAAGATAAGTCAGGGGTCTCCAGCTACTCCTGGCATGACCAGCAACTGCTCTTGCACTTCCCCCTCATTTTCAGGGATGAAATCCATAAGGATTACTGTAATCTGAGTGCAGCAGTCTCAGCTATAGCCAGTGGTTCGCAGTGGCCTGATCTGGAATTTGTAGTACAGTTGGCAGGCTGAACTTGTCCCTTGCCACTCCTTCCGTAACACACTGCACTTTGGTTACCTCCATCTCATCTAATGCAAACAGAACACTTTAAAACAAGTGCTACCTCTTTGAGAACCAGTGCTGTCCTCCCTGGAAGCAGGGAACAAGAGGTCCTGCACTTCCTACAGGCAAGCACAGCCAAGGCCAGCTGTCGTTATAAATCATACAAGAGCACCAAACCTTCATTCAAGGATTTTCAGTACCATACTCCCACTGTGATAATGCCATATTGATTAAATACGTGTGCAGTACTTCTATTCCTGAAATACCCTCTTTCCAGTCTCTGAAGAAACCAAGGGAATAGGGTTGAACAGATTCCAAATCCTTACTTTATACCGCCTTACTTTACCAAATTTCCTTACTGAAATTAGGTGAAGCTTCAGGGCAGGTGCTGAAGCTGGTCCTTACTCTGCAGCATATATAATCCGTATGGTTACTAGAGAACAGCATATTAAATAACATAGAAAAGtatgtttcaaaataaagacaGCCCTGAAACAGTTTCAGAccattttacttaaaaattagAATGTCACACATCCCATCTGTAGAAGGATAGTTCTTATTAAGAACAGGAAGCTGGGGAAAGCAACAGCTGGATTAAGGTCATTTGTACAGAACTGAGAAGTTGTAAAGCAATTTTGATTGTTGAGGCAATCAGAGATACACAGGTTTGGGCACACCATTGTTCTATAGGCTGGGAAGTAGAAAAGACTCTACATATACAGTATTATCAGTGGTGTCAGATCAAAGAACACAGAAAGGGGCAAAGCAACATTTCTAGTACAAAATAACTAAATCCTTACCCCTGACCAGAAAGGAGGAAGGTAAGAATGAAGGCTTCAAGGTGAGGTAACCAGGTACTATAACTGAGcaaagaaacaatttaaaaaccccagaacCCTTTCTGAGCAAAGACTTACCTGTGTGATGCCCTCAGGGCACTTCCCTTCCCCTGGGACTGTGAAAGGTACACTGGGCCTGTTCCAGCATGTGAGACCAGATAGACAGGGCAAAATAAAGTCAGTGCACGTGCCTTGTTTTCAGAGCATTGTTTAATATTTCAAAGAACTGTAGTGCAGTTCAACTTAGATATTTCTTACCAAAATTAAAGCACTTGCATTTCTGAGAAACATTCTAGACAAATGAATGTTTCTGGGAGTGAAATGCCCTGTCATTTTTTCAAGCATAAGTGTCAATTTCTACTAAATCttagaagcagcagcaggctgtcCAGGCTCTCCCATAACTATGGCTTTGTGTGCAGATGAAGAAGGTGATACATTTTGTAACTTTTGAGCAGTTTATTACATAAAGGTCACATAACTCTATTTGTCTACTTTGTACACAATTGTCTAGTCTCACGCACAGTGGCTTCCAAGTTCTTCTGAGTACTGGTAAGCACCAAGAAATTCTGAAATAGAATATCAAGTGCCTTAATTAAGTTCAAATCAGGACCTTGGTAGATGGATCTTGCACCCAGTTATCAGGAATGTACAAATGTCTTTattcaaaaaatacaaaataaattatctgtaGGCATGGACAATGACTGTAAACAATTACACGTGTGTTAAATGAAATCCGGTAACTGATGGTTACAGTGATTCTTTTCAACACCAGCCTCACTTCAGTCACTATCCATCCTCTCACACTGATAGCTCAAGTTTTTGAAGTCAGAACTGTCAGTCTTCAACAGCACAGCTCATGATGCATCCCTACCCCAGGAATTAGAACATGCCACCTCCCATTCCTCCACCCATCCCACCCATTCCTCCCATTGCCGgctccttttcttctttaggAACTTCAGTCACCACTGCTTCTGCTGTTGATAGGAGAGATGCAACACCTGCGGCATCCATCAGAGCAGTTCTCACAACCTAAAAATAGGCAAGAAACAACTTAAAACCTGCTGACCATCACAGGAGGTGGGAGGAAGCAAAGCTGAGAATTAAGATCTTTAGGTTACCTTTGTTGGGTCTATGATTCCTTTTTCTACCATATTTACAAAGTCCCCAAGCATTGCATCGTAGCCAACTTCTGATGGGCTCTGCAGGATTTTTTCAACTATCAATGATCCTTCGACACCAGCATTCTTTGCAATAGTCATTGCTGGGATTCTCAGTGTTCTCTTGATTATTTCAATGCCTGCAAGAAACAAGATAGTTGGAGCTCCATATATCAAGACCACTCCCACTGCCAAGGAATGCCTTTGTGCTAGAGATCAATACAAAGAGAAAACCCTCCAAGCAAGAACATAAGCTATTTTTATCATCATGTTCCAGGAGAAAAGGTTCTCTGCTACTTGACACTTGCTGACAAATTAAATCTATGCAGGATATTCACACACGTTTTAGTTTTACTTCTACAAAAAGTAGCAAGGAGTAGTATTACTCTTTATATTTATGTGTAACAGGacacaaagctttttttctccttgatttGCCAGTCTCTCGAACATTATTAGATTTTGTCTGTCTGCAAAGACTTTAACAGCCAGCTTCCAAACTCTGGACATTTggcactctgtgctgggataCTGCCGCTTTACTGCTACTGGGTCTTACACAGTCCAGTCAGCAATGCACTGAAAAAGCCCCTTCCCACTCAAAAGCAGAGACCACCACACCAAAGAAATGTGATGTTCCCAAAATCAAGTATCAAAAAACTCACTGAAAGCCACCTGATAAAGcctcaggacaagagaaagTCTGCTTGTACCACTTCTACCCACATCTTCAAGTCCTCTGCTTACCAATTTTCTGATCCTCGTTGGCTGGAGTCAAGGCATCCAAGGCTGGGATGCAGCGCAGCAGCGCGCAGCCCCCGCCCGGGACGATGCCCTCCTCCACGGCCGCGCGCGTGGCGTTCAGGGCGTCGGTCACCCTGTCCTTCTTCTCGTTCACCTCGACATCGCTCGTGCCGCCCACCTGCGAGCAGCAAGCCACACGTCAAGGGCTGCAcaagagccaggctgggacagcactgctgccaccaaATTAAGCAGCCAATGCCTAAAAGTGCCAGAAAGCCAACCCACCCTCTCCCATACTGGCAGTCTTCTTCTGTACCTCAGCACTCAAGAAGCCTAAGCTTTAGTTCATCATTTCATCAAGTTCTTAATACCTTCAATACTGCTACTCCATCAGAGAGTTTGGCCAACCGCTcattcagtttctctttttcataTTCACTGGTGGTAACCTCTAGCTGTTCGATTATTTCTTGAATGCGTTTTTCAATCTGAGCCTTTTCACCCTTCCCCTTAAGGAGCATGGTGTCATCTTTTGTCACAATGACCTCTCCAACTTTACCAAAGTCATGAGGCTGAATATCTTCGACATTTAGGTTCAAACCTTCTTCTCCGAACACCTGAAAGAAATTATGTGAAAAGTTGGAATTCACAGGTTCCCCACgcatcaggttttttttaacctacaGGTACATGAACACATACAGCAGGCTTATGGTGCAAAGCAACCACATTACTGCAGTtccaccctctgggtgaagacCCTCTTCCTGACatccaaactaaacctcccCGACACAGTTTCATGGTGtttccttgggtcctgtcactgctcatCTCTTTGTATTTTGAGAAGCTACAGATATAGACACGTCACTGACCTTAGAACAGTTTGCTGATTTGTTACTTTGTGCTGCCATTACCTTAACAAGTTCTATTTCAGCAGCTTCCTCTGGGTCCCAGTATCATGCTATGATTTTAAAGTGAGTATTAAAAAAAGGACAGCTAAAGGGACATTAATCAATTTGTCAACTATATGCAAAGtttaatagtaaaaaaattcaTCCAGTCCattccaaacattttaaaggATTGTATTTGCCACATCTGAGTCCAGGCAATTGGGAAACAATCAGTTTTATAAAGGCAACTGCCTTGGAGTTCCTCCTTCCCCTTAAAAACCTAAATCCTGCAAGGAAATCTCATGCGACTTCAGTCAGTTACAAGAACAGGACTGTATTACACAGCAATTATCAGtgtctgcattttgaaaaaacagTAAGATTCAAACATCAGTTACTGTTACATTTTTATAAGAACAAAACACAGCCTGCAACCCAGCAAATACAAGCCAAGGACCTAAAAATGcacagtatttttctccttaaaaagcATGAACATTCCTTGGAccaaaaaattacttgaaacATTACTTACAGCACCACCAGTAGCAATTGCCATGTCCTTAAGTTGGTTTTTCCTGTTGTCACCAAAACCTGGTGCTTTCACAGCAACAACCTGAAGGCCAACCTTCAGTCTGAatagaaaaattcagagaattaGTCTGATTTCTAATTATTTCAGTGCAGCTCTAACAGTCAAGCAAACAAAGAGACCGTCATGAACTAAGGTGGTTTTTCTCAAAAAGGTAGTTAGGACACAACTGAAGTTGATACAAAGCATGATGATGTTAGAAGCTGCTGTTTCTTTCGCACAggtaagaaaacaaacagcattacactataggaaaaaaaatggattttaagcCTCACCTGTTCAATACTAGAGTGCTGAGCGCTTCTCCATCAACATCTTCAGCAATGATGACCAAAGGTTTGCGGTTGGCATTGGCAATTTCAAGAGCTGGAACTATGGACTGTACActagaaattttcttttcactaaTTAAAACATAAGCATCCTGGAATTCACATTTCTGCCCTGCAGAAACAACATGCATTATCTGAACAATTCCATTACAAAAACACATCAAACATTCTTTTAATTAAGCAGCTACTTCAGAGCAACAATTGCACTTTCCAACTGCATTAAAACAAAGAGAACTTGTTTTCTCCAAGATTCTACTCTCAATTCTACATTGTTCTGCTGTGTTGCAAGGCCAGCCTGATGTTCACAGGAATACTTTGCAGGTAAGTAAAAAGAACCCCCAAAACTCCAAGTTTTTACCAAGTTCAAGTTTTCTGATGGGGAAGGACCCCCTgctctgtttgctgtgctgcacagcccaAGATACTGCCAAGCCTTTAACAGGTGCCATTAGTTCTGACAGACACAAGCCACTCTAAGGTGTTTGACATGGCTTATTGTTAACTCACCTTTAGTTGTGTTAATAAAATATGGAGAGATGTAGCCTCTGTCAAATTTCATACCCTCAATGATTTCCAGTTCATCATTTAGAGTTTTTCCATCCTGTTTAGATGCAAGAAAGTCTGCATTAAAATCTCTATTTGCtaccaaaagcaaaaatacagtTGTAGCATATTGTGCACAACAGCTTGAAAGGCTCTGGATCCCACATCAGTTTCATGTGCTTCTCTCCAAAACAGAAGGAGTGTAAGAGGGAACAGTGATCAAACTCTGATCTAAATGAGCTGGGGAGGAATTATGGTGGGAATTATGGAacatgagctgcagcagcatcacatGTGTCAAAAGCCAGCACTAACAGCAGACAGTCACTTGTCACTTTGTAATATGGAacatgagctgcagcagcatcacgTGTCAAAAGCCAGTACTAACAGCAGACAGTCACTTGTCACTTTGTATGTTGGCCAGTTCTTACCTTGACAGTGATCACACCCTTTCGTCCAACTTTTTTCATTGCATCAGAGATTATATTGCCAATTTCCTGATCTCCATTTGCTGATATTGTGGCAACCTGAAAGAGTAAGACACTAAATATCATTTCCCAATGCAAGGTTTTTCTCacgacaaaaaaaaattagaataacCATTTATAATGTTTACGTTTCTGACAAGGTAGGGCACCTGACTGCAGCACACTCACAGCGGGAGGCAGGAACTCTGTTAGAAGGGCTCAGACTcttgggcagctgcagcacagagccacatTCCGTGCACTGGGCTCACACTCAGGCCAtctccaggcacagggacaaaCAACCCAGGACCACTAGCACACCTGAACCTGATCTCATACAGATCTATCACACCCTCAGTACTCCGTCATCTCTTCCATTCTCAACAGAGCTTTGCTCCCAACAATTCTTCCCAAATACACACATTTATGTTTTAAGACCACACTTTGGAATGAAACCCAAGATGAACTTCTGAACTAGCTTCTGCAAATGCAACTGAAGACTACTTCTGATAAAGTACCCACTGTCAGATGTAAACAACCTAACTTCATTAAACCTGACCTCACAAAAAAGTACCCACTGTCAGATGTACACAACCTAACTTCATTAAACCTGACCTCACAAAACCCTTTCTGAGAAAGAGCTGCCTAAACTTGGGATGCATTTTATTGTGTGCTTTTTCTTACCTGTGCAATTTCTTCTGGAGTTGTAACAGGTTTTGACAGCTTCTTCAACTCACCTATGATGGCATCCACTGCCAGCATCACCCCTGAAGATGAACAGAGCACTTGTGAGCAAACAAAACAAGgtacacagcacagaaaacaagcaaagcacCAACCCACTACAAGGAACAGGTTTCCTTTCAAACAGAAGTCCACACTGCAGAAACGTATTGTTTGCATGTTCGAACCAGATAGTTCTTATTCCATACTGTCATTTGTATATGTTGTAACAGGTGTTTTGAAATTGGTGTGAAATTCTGTCACAAAATTTACCACAGATTTGTTTACATGGCTGTTGTATTAATACAGAAATAACTTTAACTGGAGTTCACTTTAAACAAGTAAGTTGACTGCAGATAAAGCAGTACAATgattagaaaaattaatgatTGTTCAGAGTCCACAGTATTAGAAAAAATGGTGTTTCCTAAACATTTCTTCATATAACCCTTTATGGTGGctcttcaaacagaaaaaaaacaaatttaggatatgaaaaataaaagtaagctATCAAATACtaaaagcaacaggaaaaaaaagttacccCTCCTGATTTCTACTGGATTGGCTCCTTTGCTGATCTTCTCAAAGCCCTCCTTGGCAATAGCACGTGCCAGGACTGTTGCAGTAGTGGTACCATCTCCTGCTTCTTCGTTGGTATTGTTGGCAACGTCTTGAACTAA
This genomic window contains:
- the HSPD1 gene encoding 60 kDa heat shock protein, mitochondrial; translated protein: MLRLSTVLRQIRPVSRALAPHLTRAYAKDVKFGADARALMLQGVDLLADAVAVTMGPKGRTVIIEQSWGSPKVTKDGVTVAKAIDLKDKYKNIGAKLVQDVANNTNEEAGDGTTTATVLARAIAKEGFEKISKGANPVEIRRGVMLAVDAIIGELKKLSKPVTTPEEIAQVATISANGDQEIGNIISDAMKKVGRKGVITVKDGKTLNDELEIIEGMKFDRGYISPYFINTTKGQKCEFQDAYVLISEKKISSVQSIVPALEIANANRKPLVIIAEDVDGEALSTLVLNRLKVGLQVVAVKAPGFGDNRKNQLKDMAIATGGAVFGEEGLNLNVEDIQPHDFGKVGEVIVTKDDTMLLKGKGEKAQIEKRIQEIIEQLEVTTSEYEKEKLNERLAKLSDGVAVLKVGGTSDVEVNEKKDRVTDALNATRAAVEEGIVPGGGCALLRCIPALDALTPANEDQKIGIEIIKRTLRIPAMTIAKNAGVEGSLIVEKILQSPSEVGYDAMLGDFVNMVEKGIIDPTKVVRTALMDAAGVASLLSTAEAVVTEVPKEEKEPAMGGMGGMGGGMGGGMF